A single Drosophila subpulchrella strain 33 F10 #4 breed RU33 unplaced genomic scaffold, RU_Dsub_v1.1 Primary Assembly Seq41, whole genome shotgun sequence DNA region contains:
- the LOC119562268 gene encoding LOW QUALITY PROTEIN: protein-associating with the carboxyl-terminal domain of ezrin (The sequence of the model RefSeq protein was modified relative to this genomic sequence to represent the inferred CDS: deleted 2 bases in 1 codon) has protein sequence MGSEGSKLKGLILEKNAVEANEYWKLYNAESPAACNDEDCRKLLSIFQGEVFVKRHVWAGGMGPMERAIKNLMVYRHPYILKYVATWDQSGQKHLATERVRPLNEVLTHLTDLEICLGLRTILCSLIFLIEKALARHLNINTHSIYVTDRGSWRLAGFEYVWRATEVDKPLIDLAHSLIDANISEENCEQFAFAMLCEKVLERSGTNSGDGNSTPHAHEFREYCGAHLKHQNTKLRPTFSAVLLHPYFNHEFVLIHSFLFELPLKSVQERHAFFGSLIKRLQYFDEEVVASQLACDLLSRMVLLDPAAQEFVTPHILRTKSTVNTTVSLFSPRTYVQYLMPHILKMFRLRDAQIRLILLDYFMDFVCLLGIEQLQSEILPHLQMGMSDTNDILVAKTLRCMADLVSILGASNVLGGERSRCFSDGRPLAAVSTRSPNTMPEPRSISPLMDTRAFDVGDDFMVSSSPLPTENNVPLSLRNSPDGGEDRKIGLNLNEKSLSVCQNSDPETDSNVTVAGKKKLVNLDEEGIWSHWDTTDVLQRLHVTQTGRKEQTLTDLVTESSASIRNSQAVLSSHSTAILDVSLGASKALLQSDRKIIDDLSALDIQVQSVTQGTELAEFDFFKDMEPVIEIKTRSCETNERINSRFAAAALTANRNDVDAENGWGHNEQDGDVVVWGATNETVTS, from the exons ATGGGAAGCGAGGGAAGCAAATTGAAAGGCTTAATCCTTGAAAAAAACGCCGTAGAAGCCAATGAGTATTGGAAGCTGTATAACGCAGAATCACCGGCAGCATGCAATGATGAAGACTGCAGAAAACTTCTCTCGATATTCCAAGGCGAAGTGTTCGTCAAGAGGCATGTGTGGGCCGGCGGAATGGGTCCAATGGAAAGGGCAAttaaa AACCTAATGGTCTACCGCCACCCGTACATATTAAAATATGTAGCTACTTGGGACCAGTCCGGGCAAAAGCATCTTGCCACGGAGAGGGTCCGGCCCCTAAATGAGGTTCTGACCCATCTGACCGACCTTGAAATCTGCCTTGGATTGCGAACAATACTGTGCAGcctaatatttttaattgagAAGGCTTTGGCCAGGCACTTAAACATAAACACGCATTCCATTTATGTGACGGACAGGGGCAGCTGGCGCCTGGCTGGCTTCGAGTATGTTTGGAGGGCCACAGAGGTCGACAAACCGCTGATAGACTTGGCCCATTCCCTTATAGATGCAAACATCAGCGAAGAAAACTGTGAACAGTTTGCCTTCGCCATGCTGTGTGAGAAAGTTCTTGAAAGGAGTGGAACTAATAGTGGCGACGGTAATAGCACTCCCCATGCTCACGAGTTCCGTGAGTACTGTGGCGCACACCTGAAACACCAAAATACTAAGTTAAGACCCACATTTTCGGCCGTCCTTCTACATCCATATTTCAATCACGAATTCGTGCTCATACATTCCTTTTTATTTGAGTTACCGCTTAAGTCGGTGCAGGAGCGGCACGCATTTTTTGGAAGTTTGATTAAACGCCTCCAATACTTCGACGAAGAAGTTGTGGCTTCGCAGCTGGCGTGTGACCTGCTTTCTAGAATGGTACTTCTCGATCCTGCTGCACAGGAATTCGTGACTCCCCATATACTCCGTACAAAGTCTACGGTTAATACGACGGTGTCATTGTTTTCTCCGCGTACATACGTTCAATATTTAATGCCTCACATACTAAAGATGTTCCGTTTGCGCGATGCGCAGATCCGTTTGATACTCTTGGATTATTTTATGGACTTCGTTTGCCTTTTAGGTATCGAGCAACTACAGAGTGAGATTCTTCCACATTTACAAATGGGAATGAGCGACACGAACGACATTTTAGTTGCTAAGACGCTAAGGTGCATGGCAGATTTGGTTTCCATATTAGGAGCTAGCAATGTTTTGGGCGGAGAGCGTAGCCGATGCTTTTCTGACGGCCGTCCGCTCGCAGCCGTCTCCACACGTAGCCCGAATACTATGCCAGAACCTCGGTCCATAAGCCCCCTTATGGACACTAGAGCTTTTGACGTTGGAGACGACTTCATGGTTTCTTCGAGTCCGTTGCCAACAGAAAATAATGTCCCCTTGTCGCTTCGCAATAGCCCAGACGGAGGTGAAGACAGGAAGATTGGCTTAAACTTAAATGAAAAATCCTTGAGTGTATGTCAAAATAGCGACCCCGAGACTGACTCAAATGTAACTGTtgcaggaaaaaaaaaa ttagtaaACTTAGATGAGGAAGGGATTTGGTCTCATTGGGATACTACAGACGTGCTGCAGCGCTTACATGTTACACAGACCGGACGGAAAGAGCAGACTCTAACCGATTTGGTAACAGAGAGCAGTGCATCAATTCGAAATTCTCAAGCCGTATTATCCTCGCATAGCACAGCCATATTAGATGTATCCCTTGGAGCCAGCAAAGCACTGTTGCAATCAGATCGTAAGATTATAGACGATCTGAGTGCGCTGGACATACAAGTACAGTCAGTGACCCAGGGGACAGAGTTAGCCGAGTTTGACTTCTTCAAAGACATGGAACCAGtgattgaaataaaaactcgTAGCTGTGAGACAAATGAACGTATAAACAGCCGTTTCGCTGCTGCTGCATTAACTGCCAACCGCAATGATGTGGATGCGGAAAATGGTTGGGGTCATAACGAACAGGACGGGGACGTCGTAGTATGGGGAGCGACGAATGAAACGGTTACGTCCTAA
- the LOC119562264 gene encoding uncharacterized protein LOC119562264, with protein sequence MVARREEMQEIITKIALADRSSLAVKKLWRTRVELAGTQVWMPFLVMPTMLDRVILGMDFLAAMGTRIQCGGATLKVKLSPSAEDPRLRPSKIDLMSSEDTNPEALEGWRTTVPETQKSGDKGTTCIMRQMTTSGVRNIGYGGDDIRRCDEPGRALKDFRPDKIVEPESGDPMTEEDDLRPDQREFITRELAFFEELQVYHTWRSIGLS encoded by the coding sequence ATGGTAGCAAGGCGTGAGGAGATGCAAGAGATCATCACTAAAATAGCGTTAGCTGATCGGTCAAGTCTGGCAGTGAAGAAGTTATGGCGTACTCGTGTGGAATTAGCTGGCACGCAAGTGTGGATGCCATTCTTAGTGATGCCAACCATGTTGGATCGCGTGATATTAGGTATGGATTTCTTGGCGGCGATGGGAACGCGAATACAGTGTGGAGGAGCCACCCTTAAAGTAAAATTGAGCCCGTCGGCGGAAGACCCCCGACTGCGGCCAAGTAAAATCGATCTGATGTCGTCAGAGGATACGAACCCGGAAGCACTcgaaggatggagaacgacgGTTCCGGAGACACAGAAATCCGGCGACAAGGGCACTACGTGTATCATGCGTCAGATGACCACATCAGGAGTACGAAATATCGGTTACGGAGGAGACGATATCAGGAGGTGCGACGAGCCGGGAAGGGCCTTGAAGGACTTTCGGCCGGACAAAATCGTCGAACCAGAGAGCGGAGATCCAATGACGGAAGAGGATGACCTAAGACCCGACCAGCGGGAATTCATCACCCGTGAGTTAGCGTTTTTCGAGGAGCTTCAGGTGTATCACACGTGGCGGAGCATCGGATTATCATGA